The following coding sequences are from one Triticum dicoccoides isolate Atlit2015 ecotype Zavitan chromosome 4A, WEW_v2.0, whole genome shotgun sequence window:
- the LOC119287176 gene encoding GDSL esterase/lipase At5g03610-like produces MEHRRSRPPSVAAAGALLCLAMLLVGALLPAASAASADGCPAGGERASKQQGRSRGRHHRKHEVAEELWVFGDSYADTGNLGNLGRELTHAWYDPYGKTFPRRPAGRFSDGRVLTDFVASALGMRTPVAYKARRRASRETLARGMNFAVGGAGVLDTGNFQRNISAQIDLFQAMHHSQQRGCGKRTALVVVSGNDYAYAAADKDNGTSAAIAYIPTVVRELREQLRRLRDEAGMRRVVVTNLHPMGCTPTFTRLLNYTGCDPLANAGAAQHNTALRSILGALDPNNRTFLLLDVHTPFADILLNDDNKSSSRFASTLRPCCESFRADGYCGEENENGTRQYTLCDDPGRYFYWDDVHPTQAAWAAVAGTFRVAVKSFLST; encoded by the exons ATGGAgcaccgccggagccgcccgccgtcGGTGGCCGCCGCCGGGGCCCTTCTCT GCCTGGCGATGCTGCTGGTCGGGGCGCTGTTGCCCGCTGCCTCGGCCGCGTCGGCGGACGGGTGCCCGGCCGGCGGCGAGCGGGCGAGCAAGCAGCAGGGGAGGAGTCGTGGTCGTCACCATCGGAAGCATGAGGTGGCGGAGGAGCTGTGGGTGTTCGGCGACTCGTACGCGGACACGGGCAACCTGGGGAACCTGGGGCGGGAGCTCACCCACGCCTGGTACGACCCATATGGCAAGACcttcccgcgccgccccgccggccGATTCTCCGACGGCCGCGTCCTCACAGACTTCGTCG CTTCGGCGCTGGGGATGCGGACACCGGTGGCCTACAAGGCGCGGCGGCGGGCGTCGCGGGAGACCCTCGCGCGCGGCATGAACTTCGCCGTCGGCGGCGCCGGCGTGCTCGACACCGGCAACTTCCAGCGCAACATCAGCGCCCAGATCGACCTCTTCCAGGCCATGCACCACAGCCAGCAGCGCGGCTGCGGCAAGCGGACGGCGCTCGTCGTCGTCTCCGGCAACGACTACGCCTACGCCGCCGCCGACAAGGACAACGGCACCAGC GCGGCGATCGCGTACATCCCGACGGTGGTGCGGGAGCTCCGGGAGCAGCTCCGGCGGCTGCGCGACGAGGCGGGGATGCGGAGGGTGGTGGTGACCAACCTGCACCCCATGGGCTGCACGCCGACATTCACCCGCCTGCTCAACTACACCGGCTGCGACCCACTGGCCAACGCCGGCGCCGCGCAGCACAACACCGCGCTCCGGTCCATCCTCGGCGCCCTCGACCCCAACAACCgcaccttcctcctcctcgacgtcCACACCCCCTTCGCCGACATCCTCCTCAACGACGACAACAAGAGCAGCAGCAGGTTCGCGAGCACGCTGCGGCCATGCTGCGAGAGCTTCAGGGCCGACGGCTACTGCGGCGAGGAGAATGAGAACGGCACACGGCAGTACACGCTCTGCGACGACCCCGGCCGCTACTTCTACTGGGACGACGTGCACCCGACGCAGGCCGCCTGGGCTGCTGTCGCCGGCACCTTCAGGGTCGCCGTCAAGAGCTTCCTCTCCACCTGA